In Natronococcus occultus SP4, the following proteins share a genomic window:
- a CDS encoding flavin monoamine oxidase family protein, whose amino-acid sequence MADSRTVERYDVGVVGAGLAGLTAARELTEAGLDVVVLEARDRVGGRTAAGSLSTGDAIDRGAEWIGADHDRVLALVEEFDLELCEQYDGGTDRVAVAGELFDHENRFRALPEDSAAELREALERIEELRRDVPLESPSEAPDADRWDATTLESWKHEAMATEAAREAFDAFVRAEFTVEPNAVSLLYLLAAVDAAGGLEVDEESVSVLQEYRLAGSTQQLSQGLADVLGDAIRLNEPVRRIDRRGEDVTLVSDDESYAVSDAIVAVPPPLIGQIDHEPALPARRRGLVQRMPMGAVIKWVAAYEEPFWREDGLSGSVLSADGIVTEVADGTVPDGERGLLVGFVAGADALEWSDRPTAERRERVLDELERYFGPRATEPLAYADEAWSKTRWSTGGYNAAMTPGTLTSCGDALREPVGRVRWAGSETALEWRGFMEGAISSGERVANEILDDRGA is encoded by the coding sequence ATGGCTGACTCTCGAACGGTCGAGCGCTACGACGTCGGCGTCGTCGGGGCGGGACTGGCCGGACTGACGGCGGCACGGGAGCTGACCGAGGCCGGCCTCGACGTCGTCGTCCTCGAGGCCAGGGACCGGGTCGGCGGTCGGACGGCGGCAGGATCGCTGTCGACCGGCGACGCGATCGATCGCGGCGCGGAGTGGATCGGCGCCGACCACGACCGCGTTCTCGCGCTGGTCGAGGAGTTCGACCTCGAGCTGTGCGAGCAGTACGACGGGGGCACCGACCGGGTCGCCGTCGCGGGCGAGCTGTTCGACCACGAGAATCGGTTCCGGGCGCTCCCCGAGGACTCGGCCGCGGAGCTGCGGGAGGCACTCGAACGGATCGAGGAGCTCCGCCGGGACGTCCCCCTCGAGTCGCCCTCCGAGGCGCCCGACGCCGACAGGTGGGACGCGACCACCCTCGAGTCCTGGAAGCACGAGGCGATGGCGACCGAGGCCGCCCGGGAGGCGTTCGACGCGTTCGTTCGGGCCGAGTTCACCGTCGAACCGAACGCGGTTTCGCTGCTGTACCTCCTCGCGGCCGTCGACGCCGCCGGCGGACTCGAAGTAGACGAGGAGTCGGTCAGTGTCTTACAGGAGTACCGCCTCGCCGGCAGCACCCAGCAGCTCTCGCAGGGACTCGCCGACGTCCTTGGCGACGCGATCCGGCTGAACGAACCGGTCCGACGGATCGATCGACGCGGCGAGGACGTCACCCTCGTCTCCGACGACGAGAGCTACGCCGTCTCGGACGCGATCGTCGCCGTTCCACCGCCGCTGATCGGACAGATCGACCATGAGCCCGCGCTGCCCGCCCGTCGACGGGGACTGGTCCAGCGGATGCCGATGGGGGCGGTGATCAAGTGGGTCGCCGCCTACGAGGAGCCGTTCTGGCGCGAGGACGGCCTCTCGGGATCGGTGCTTTCGGCCGACGGGATCGTGACCGAGGTCGCGGACGGGACAGTTCCCGACGGGGAGCGGGGACTCCTCGTCGGGTTCGTCGCCGGGGCCGACGCCCTCGAATGGAGCGATCGACCGACGGCCGAGCGCAGGGAGCGAGTGCTTGACGAACTCGAGCGGTACTTCGGGCCGCGAGCGACCGAGCCCCTGGCGTACGCCGACGAGGCCTGGTCGAAAACCCGGTGGTCGACGGGCGGGTACAACGCCGCGATGACGCCGGGGACGCTAACGTCCTGTGGCGACGCGCTCCGCGAGCCCGTCGGCCGCGTCCGCTGGGCCGGCTCGGAGACCGCCCTCGAGTGGCGCGGCTTCATGGAGGGCGCGATCAGCTCGGGAGAGCGAGTCGCGAACGAAATTCTCGACGATCGCGGGGCTTGA